In the Anoplopoma fimbria isolate UVic2021 breed Golden Eagle Sablefish chromosome 7, Afim_UVic_2022, whole genome shotgun sequence genome, one interval contains:
- the LOC129093865 gene encoding GTPase IMAP family member 7-like gives MDRSRRRIVILGKTGSGKSSLANTIFGDELFKPGSTANSETSKCGAITKSVNRRKITLIDTPGFFDTDRSEEELKPGIVRCLTECAPGPHAFLIVLKVERFTEHEQAVINKINQYFSEEVLKYATVLFTYGDLLPEGQTIEDFVRGNELLSDLVKKCGGRCHVVDNKYWKNNQQDEYRNNQFQVKELLKTIDKMIEANKGSRYTREKQQPHGGLLIAMAGLTAAASGAGRGC, from the exons atggacaggtctcg AAGGAGAATTGTCATCCTGGGAAAAACTGGAAGTGGGAAAAGCAGCCTGGCTAACACCATATTTGGAGATGAACTGTTCAAGCCCGGCAGCACTGCCAACTCTGAAACTAGTAAATGTGGAGCCATAACAAAATCTGTCAATAGAAGAAAGATCACTTTGATCGACACTCCTGGTTTCTTCGACACAGATCGatctgaggaggagctgaagccTGGAATAGTGAGGTGCCTCACAGAGTGCGCTCCTGGGCCTCATGCTTTTCTCATTGTGCTTAAAGTGGAGAGATTCACAGAGCATGAGCAGGCTGTcatcaataaaataaaccaatactTTTCTGAAGAAGTTCTCAAGTATGCAACAGTTCTCTTTACTTATGGTGACCTGCTCCCTGAAGGACAGACCATTGAGGACTTTGTCCGTGGTAATGAACTTCTGAGTGATCTGGTGAAGAAGTGCGGAGGCCGCTGCCATGTCGTTGATAATAAATACTGGAAGAACAACCAGCAGGATGAATACAGGAACAACCAGTTCCAAGTGAAGGAGCTACTCAAAACAATAGATAAAATGATTGAGGCAAACAAAGGAAGCCGGTACACCCGTGAGAAACAACAACCTCATGGGGGTTTGCTCATAGCAATGGCAGGTCTGACAGCCGCAGCCAGTGGCGCGGGAAGGGGGTGCTGA
- the LOC129093866 gene encoding GTPase IMAP family member 7-like, with the protein MLFSNAQIGKYTTTPPHHILREVFLSVSNDRKIVILGKTGSGKSSLANTIFGDELFKIGRSANSETSKCGAITKSVNGRNITLIDTPGFFDTDRSEEELKSGIVRCITECAPGPHAFLIVLKVDKFTVHEQAVITKINQYFSEEVYKYATVLFTHGEELPEGQTIEDFVRGNELLSDLVKKCGGRCHVVDNKYWKNNQQDEYRNNQFQVKELLKTMEKITEANRGSCYTNEMLQAVEEKIKQEVELIRQSLGNMSEIEIREKAKDRVSDWLLIKLAGITTGALLGAVFGLVRLFKRM; encoded by the exons atgttattttctaatGCACAAATAGGCAAATACACAACCACACCTCCTCATCACATCCTGCGGGAAG tgtttctTTCAGTGTCAAATGATAGGAAAATTGTCATCCTGGGAAAAACTGGAAGTGGGAAAAGCAGCCTGGCTAACACCATATTTGGAGATGAACTGTTCAAGATAG GAAGATCGGCCAACTCTGAAACTAGTAAATGTGGAGCCATAACAAAATCTGTCAATGGAAGAAACATCACTTTGATCGACACTCCTGGTTTCTTCGACACAGATCGatctgaggaggagctgaagtcTGGAATAGTGAGGTGTATCACAGAGTGCGCTCCTGGGCCTCATGCTTTTCTCATTGTGCTTAAAGTGGATAAATTCACAGTGCATGAGCAGGCTGTCATCACTAAAATAAAC caatacttttcTGAAGAAGTTTACAAGTATGCAACAGTTCTCTTTACTCATGGTGAAGAGCTCCCTGAAGGACAGACCATTGAGGACTTTGTCCGTGGTAATGAGCTTCTGAGTGATCTGGTGAAGAAGTGCGGAGGCCGCTGCCACGTCGTTGATAATAAATACTGGAAGAACAACCAGCAGGATGAATACAGGAACAACCAGTTCCAAGTGAAGGAGCTGCTCAAAACAATGGAAAAGATAACTGAGGCAAACAGAGGAAGCTGCTACACCAATGAGATGCTACAAGcagtggaggaaaaaataaaacaggaggtGGAGCTCATTAGACAGTCACTAGGAAACATGTCAGAGATAGAGATCAGAGAGAAGGCTAAAGACAGAGTATCTGATTGGCTTTTGATCAAACTGGCAGGTATCACAACAGGTGCATTGTTAGGGGCTGTTTTTGGTTTAGTACGTTTGTTCAAAAGGATGTGA